Proteins found in one Amycolatopsis umgeniensis genomic segment:
- a CDS encoding MerR family transcriptional regulator, translating into MLTIGQLAATAGVTVRTVRHYHHVGLLPEPGRDASGYRRYGAQAAVDLIRIRTLADAGVPLARVDALLHAQPAEFAAAITDIDAALRRKIDQLTENRPRIAELAVGERLVLPPDVVALLDRMRELGVSEQRVLLERDAWILMQALDPRVMPERLRDKNAAFDDPETLRVYLACDQAIGWDPRDPRLDRLIDDLDAWEIAHEGDGGRPGYLELVVSRISEASPAWQRVVGELTHRARLRAGHESAGG; encoded by the coding sequence ATGCTCACGATCGGCCAGCTCGCGGCGACCGCCGGCGTGACCGTGCGCACCGTCCGCCACTACCACCACGTCGGCCTGCTGCCCGAACCCGGACGCGATGCCTCCGGCTACCGCCGGTACGGCGCGCAGGCGGCGGTGGATCTCATCCGGATCAGAACCCTCGCCGACGCCGGTGTGCCACTGGCCCGGGTCGACGCGCTGCTGCACGCCCAGCCCGCCGAGTTCGCCGCCGCCATCACCGACATCGACGCCGCACTGCGGCGCAAGATCGACCAGCTCACCGAAAACCGCCCCCGGATCGCCGAACTGGCCGTCGGCGAGCGGCTGGTCCTGCCTCCCGACGTGGTCGCCCTCCTGGACCGGATGCGCGAGCTGGGGGTCAGTGAACAGCGGGTCCTGCTCGAGCGCGACGCGTGGATCCTGATGCAGGCGCTGGATCCACGCGTCATGCCGGAGCGGCTACGGGACAAGAACGCCGCCTTCGACGATCCCGAGACGTTGCGCGTCTATCTCGCCTGTGACCAGGCGATCGGCTGGGATCCGCGCGATCCGCGCCTGGACCGGCTCATCGACGATCTGGACGCCTGGGAGATCGCTCACGAGGGTGACGGCGGGCGGCCGGGCTACCTCGAACTGGTCGTTTCCCGGATCTCCGAGGCGTCACCGGCGTGGCAGCGCGTCGTCGGCGAACTCACGCACCGCGCCCGGCTGCGGGCCGGACACGAAAGCGCGGGTGGGTAG
- a CDS encoding lytic polysaccharide monooxygenase auxiliary activity family 9 protein, producing MNFSRSAIKIAILTAVLGTVSVFTAVPALAHGSMGNPISRIMQCFQEGPENPRSAACKAAIAVGDSWPIYDWDEVNIGDASGRSREIIPDGKLCSAGRGKYKGLDLARDDWPATTMPGSGPYTFKYQRTAAHPGTFELYVTKPGYDPTKPLKWSDLEDTPFYQQDNPPIVGNAYQLKANMPGGRTGRHLIYSIWQRHWPDSGEAFYTCSDVILT from the coding sequence ATGAATTTTTCCCGCTCCGCCATCAAAATCGCGATATTGACCGCCGTGCTCGGCACGGTCTCGGTGTTCACCGCCGTCCCCGCCCTCGCGCACGGCTCGATGGGCAACCCGATCAGCCGGATCATGCAATGTTTCCAGGAGGGCCCGGAGAACCCGCGGTCCGCCGCGTGCAAGGCCGCCATCGCGGTGGGCGACAGCTGGCCGATCTACGACTGGGACGAGGTCAACATCGGCGACGCCAGCGGCCGCAGCCGCGAGATCATCCCGGACGGCAAGCTGTGCAGCGCCGGCCGGGGTAAGTACAAGGGGCTCGACCTGGCCCGCGACGACTGGCCGGCCACCACGATGCCGGGCAGCGGCCCGTACACCTTCAAGTACCAGCGGACCGCCGCGCATCCGGGCACCTTCGAGCTGTACGTCACCAAGCCGGGCTACGACCCGACGAAACCGCTCAAGTGGTCCGACCTGGAAGACACCCCGTTCTACCAGCAGGACAACCCGCCGATCGTCGGCAACGCCTACCAGCTCAAGGCGAATATGCCCGGCGGGCGCACCGGCAGGCACCTGATCTACTCGATCTGGCAACGCCACTGGCCCGACTCCGGCGAGGCCTTCTACACCTGCTCGGACGTGATCCTCACCTGA
- a CDS encoding trypsin-like serine peptidase produces MDLKRASRRVVALSAAFSAALVVVAAPASAADDRVVTVVSEADRAAALAHWTPERMRQWVGEEWLPPAEKIGREWDGRVPPGVGRLFFTAEPGVDGSCTATVVPSSSKDVAFTAGHCVNGGLDRYDNPIKIVNVVFVPGYDHGAAPHGVFAARAFAWSGTYPGPMSGTDDDAVIALDPVGGRHVADVAGTQDISFDELPSTVDTTMLGYPVSKAAGGEALFSCVRPATLEVNSVNTTWNTDCDLAGGSSGGPWLRNFDPATGKGTLFSVTSRGTMTEDGVTTDLSGAAFTEPVRNLYERAGEL; encoded by the coding sequence ATGGACTTGAAGCGCGCATCCCGCCGAGTCGTCGCTTTGTCGGCGGCGTTCAGTGCCGCACTGGTGGTCGTGGCCGCTCCGGCGTCCGCGGCCGATGACCGGGTGGTGACCGTCGTGAGCGAGGCCGACCGGGCGGCGGCGCTGGCCCATTGGACGCCGGAGCGGATGCGTCAGTGGGTGGGCGAGGAATGGTTGCCGCCCGCCGAGAAGATCGGCCGCGAGTGGGACGGACGGGTGCCGCCGGGGGTCGGACGGCTTTTCTTCACCGCCGAGCCCGGCGTCGACGGATCCTGCACGGCGACGGTGGTTCCCAGTTCCAGCAAGGATGTCGCCTTCACCGCCGGGCACTGCGTGAACGGCGGACTGGACCGGTACGACAACCCGATCAAGATCGTCAACGTCGTGTTCGTGCCGGGTTACGACCACGGCGCGGCGCCGCACGGGGTGTTCGCGGCCCGTGCGTTCGCCTGGTCCGGAACCTACCCGGGGCCGATGAGCGGGACGGACGACGACGCGGTGATCGCGCTGGATCCGGTCGGCGGTCGCCACGTCGCGGACGTCGCCGGCACCCAGGACATCTCGTTCGACGAGCTTCCGTCCACTGTGGACACGACCATGCTCGGCTACCCCGTGTCGAAGGCGGCAGGCGGTGAGGCGTTGTTCTCCTGCGTGCGGCCGGCCACTCTCGAGGTCAACTCGGTCAACACGACGTGGAACACGGATTGCGATCTGGCGGGCGGTTCCAGCGGCGGTCCGTGGCTGCGGAACTTCGATCCCGCCACCGGCAAGGGAACCCTTTTCAGCGTCACCAGCCGGGGAACGATGACCGAGGACGGTGTGACCACGGACCTGAGCGGCGCCGCCTTCACGGAGCCCGTGCGGAACCTGTACGAGCGAGCCGGTGAACTCTGA